From one Thermatribacter velox genomic stretch:
- a CDS encoding pyridoxal phosphate-dependent aminotransferase, protein MKKSGLDVISFSAGEPDFDTPLPIKEAAKRAIDQGFTKYTPTSGIPELKEAICEKLKRENDLHYTKEEIIVSCGAKHVLFNALMTLCDSNDEVLLPKPYWVTYYEQIVLAGGKPVLLDCDPETLLVPLEEVEKNISENTKLLILNNPSNPSGVVWSQEALEKIAQLCKKHNIFVISDEIYERLVYDGEKVKSIASLEGMKERALVVNGVSKAFSMTGWRIGYAAGPQEVIQAMGRLQDHSTSCPTSISQKAALAALRCDASVVEEMVTAFDQRRKAMMQYLSEIPGVRFPVPRGAFYIFADFSAYIGRKFETTTIDSSLTLADLLLEKAHLACVPGIAFGMEGFLRLSYATSLENIERGMARMQEFFKKLN, encoded by the coding sequence ATGAAAAAATCAGGCCTGGACGTGATTTCCTTCAGCGCAGGGGAACCGGACTTCGATACACCCCTACCGATTAAGGAAGCAGCCAAGCGGGCCATCGATCAGGGCTTCACCAAATACACACCAACTTCGGGCATTCCGGAACTAAAGGAAGCAATATGCGAAAAACTGAAACGCGAAAACGATCTCCACTACACAAAAGAAGAAATTATTGTCTCCTGCGGCGCAAAGCACGTCCTTTTCAATGCGCTGATGACACTTTGTGATTCGAATGACGAAGTGTTATTGCCCAAACCTTACTGGGTCACTTATTACGAGCAAATAGTCCTGGCTGGAGGGAAACCAGTACTTCTTGACTGCGATCCGGAAACGCTGCTTGTGCCCCTTGAAGAAGTAGAAAAAAACATATCCGAAAACACCAAACTGCTTATCCTTAATAACCCCTCCAACCCCTCAGGAGTGGTCTGGTCGCAAGAAGCGCTCGAGAAGATTGCGCAACTGTGCAAAAAACATAACATTTTCGTCATTTCAGACGAAATATACGAACGCTTAGTGTATGATGGAGAAAAGGTAAAAAGCATTGCCTCCTTGGAAGGCATGAAAGAGCGTGCTCTGGTGGTGAACGGCGTTTCCAAAGCTTTTTCCATGACTGGATGGCGCATTGGCTACGCAGCAGGTCCTCAGGAAGTCATCCAAGCCATGGGAAGACTCCAGGACCACTCCACATCCTGTCCTACTTCCATCAGCCAGAAAGCAGCACTGGCAGCGCTTCGCTGTGATGCATCAGTGGTTGAAGAAATGGTAACCGCCTTCGACCAGAGGAGAAAAGCCATGATGCAATACCTTTCGGAAATACCCGGAGTCCGTTTTCCGGTGCCTCGGGGTGCGTTCTACATATTTGCCGATTTCTCGGCCTACATTGGTAGAAAATTCGAAACAACAACCATAGACTCCTCACTCACTCTGGCAGATCTTTTGCTTGAAAAAGCGCACCTGGCCTGTGTACCGGGAATCGCCTTTGGAATGGAAGGTTTCCTGCGCCTTTCTTATGCCACTTCGCTTGAGAATATCGAGCGAGGCATGGCACGCATGCAGGAATTTTTCAAAAAATTGAATTAG
- a CDS encoding homocitrate synthase, whose amino-acid sequence MPRIYIIDVTNRDGVQTAHLGLAKIEKTMVNIFLNEMGVFQSEFGFPTTRHETNYLNANLELAEMGVIHPIRLSGWMRAIKADVELAYQMVPKLKYLNLSISTSDQMLEGKFQGKYTRDDITKMMTEAVKSAKDHGAQGIGVNAEDASRTDLDYLVEFALAAKEAGAERFRYCDTLGYDSPFTIYERISYIAERVKMPIELHCHNDLGMAVANSVSGAKAAVDAGCDAYINTTLNGVGERAGNADLVSVLLAIKYANGLSGKYELDPRTNLKAAWKTCKYASYAFKVPIPITQPGIGANAFAHASGIHADGVLKDRKNYELYDFEELGRGEPEIIETGRRIVVGEYSGIKGFRNVYENLEVEFKDEEEAREILELVRFANVEKQKPLTEDELLFIARYPKQAKQILTLVP is encoded by the coding sequence ATGCCACGCATTTACATCATCGACGTTACCAATCGCGATGGAGTACAAACTGCTCATCTGGGCCTTGCCAAGATAGAAAAGACCATGGTCAATATATTCCTCAATGAAATGGGTGTGTTCCAGAGCGAATTTGGTTTTCCAACCACCCGCCACGAAACCAACTATTTAAACGCCAATCTGGAGCTTGCCGAAATGGGCGTCATTCATCCCATTCGCCTCAGTGGCTGGATGCGTGCTATAAAAGCCGACGTGGAATTGGCCTACCAGATGGTCCCTAAGCTCAAATACCTCAACCTTTCCATCTCCACCTCTGACCAGATGCTGGAAGGCAAGTTCCAGGGCAAATACACCCGTGATGACATTACCAAAATGATGACCGAAGCAGTGAAAAGTGCTAAAGACCATGGAGCACAGGGAATAGGAGTAAACGCCGAAGATGCTTCACGAACCGACCTTGACTATCTGGTCGAGTTTGCACTGGCAGCCAAAGAGGCCGGCGCCGAGCGTTTCCGCTATTGCGACACTCTTGGCTATGACAGTCCTTTCACTATCTATGAACGTATAAGCTATATCGCTGAACGGGTAAAAATGCCTATCGAGCTTCACTGCCACAACGACCTGGGTATGGCAGTGGCCAATTCAGTAAGCGGTGCTAAAGCAGCAGTTGACGCAGGCTGCGATGCCTACATTAACACCACCTTGAACGGAGTCGGCGAGCGGGCAGGCAACGCTGACTTAGTCTCAGTGCTTCTCGCTATAAAATACGCCAACGGCCTTTCTGGAAAATATGAACTCGACCCCCGCACCAACCTCAAAGCTGCCTGGAAAACCTGCAAATATGCATCCTATGCTTTCAAAGTGCCTATTCCCATCACCCAGCCCGGCATTGGCGCTAACGCTTTTGCCCATGCCTCAGGCATCCATGCTGATGGCGTGCTAAAAGACCGCAAAAACTACGAGCTCTATGATTTCGAAGAGCTTGGTCGTGGCGAACCAGAAATCATTGAAACAGGAAGACGAATCGTGGTAGGAGAATACAGCGGCATCAAAGGTTTCCGCAATGTGTACGAAAACCTGGAAGTGGAATTCAAAGACGAAGAGGAAGCTCGGGAAATCTTGGAGCTGGTGCGTTTTGCTAACGTTGAAAAGCAGAAACCGCTCACCGAAGATGAACTCCTGTTCATTGCCCGCTATCCAAAACAGGCCAAGCAAATCCTCACTCTGGTACCCTAA